In one window of Cellulophaga sp. HaHa_2_95 DNA:
- the rsgA gene encoding ribosome small subunit-dependent GTPase A gives MQGVVYKSTGSWYTVKTAEGSFYECRIKGKFRIKGIKSTNPVSVGDHVTFEVETIGDETIGIINAIADRRNYIIRKSVNLSKQTHIIAANLDQVFLMITLNNPPTSTSFIDRFLVTAEAYHIPTILLFNKIDTYNEEETDEIKYLAALYRSIGYTCIGISSTTGKNIDKVKELMVGKTSMFSGHSGVGKSTLVNALEPKLDLKTKKISVQHAQGQHTTTFAEMYDLDFDARIIDTPGIKGFGIVDMEKEEIGNYFPEFFALKQHCKFNNCLHIEEPNCAIKEALDNDEVAWSRYRSYVQMVNGEEENYRTDIYGEKK, from the coding sequence ATGCAAGGAGTCGTATATAAATCTACTGGTAGTTGGTACACTGTAAAAACCGCAGAGGGTAGCTTTTACGAATGCAGAATTAAAGGAAAATTTAGAATTAAAGGTATTAAAAGCACCAATCCAGTTTCTGTTGGAGATCATGTGACTTTTGAGGTCGAAACTATTGGTGATGAAACCATTGGTATTATAAATGCTATTGCAGATCGTAGGAATTACATTATCCGTAAGTCTGTAAATTTATCGAAACAGACCCATATTATTGCGGCCAATTTAGATCAAGTATTTTTAATGATCACCTTAAATAATCCGCCTACTTCAACAAGTTTTATTGATCGTTTTTTGGTAACGGCAGAAGCCTATCATATTCCAACTATTTTATTATTTAATAAAATAGATACGTATAATGAGGAGGAAACCGATGAAATAAAATATCTAGCGGCACTGTACAGAAGTATAGGGTACACGTGTATTGGTATTTCTTCTACTACAGGAAAAAATATAGATAAAGTAAAAGAGTTAATGGTGGGTAAAACCAGCATGTTTTCAGGACATTCTGGGGTGGGTAAATCTACCTTAGTAAATGCGTTAGAACCTAAACTAGACTTGAAAACAAAAAAGATATCGGTACAACATGCACAGGGGCAACATACCACTACATTTGCAGAAATGTATGACTTAGATTTTGATGCTAGAATTATAGATACGCCGGGAATAAAAGGTTTCGGAATTGTAGATATGGAAAAGGAAGAAATAGGAAATTATTTCCCTGAGTTTTTTGCTTTAAAACAACATTGCAAGTTTAATAATTGTTTGCATATTGAAGAGCCTAATTGTGCTATAAAAGAAGCGCTAGATAATGATGAAGTGGCATGGAGTAGGTATCGCAGTTATGTGCAGATGGTAAATGGGGAAGAAGAGAATTATAGAACAGATATTTACGGAGAGAAAAAGTGA
- a CDS encoding head GIN domain-containing protein — protein MKKLILAAFFLVTLSAFSQRTLDRDMGDFHEVKVFDLIEVNLIKSEENKVLIKGKNVDDIKLVNNNGVLKIRMELDKKFHGEDTFVEVYYTDVSLIDGNEGARITSNATIEQNTIELKTQEGALIKVGLDVDVLIVRAVTGGIVDASGMAKNQQIVLNTGGIFEGKELRTETATVKITAAGEADVYASKKVDIKIKAGGDVTVYGNPEHVNKNTFAGGRVRIIE, from the coding sequence ATGAAAAAATTAATACTTGCAGCATTCTTCTTAGTAACCCTTAGTGCTTTTTCACAACGAACTTTAGATAGAGATATGGGCGATTTTCATGAGGTTAAGGTTTTTGATCTTATTGAGGTAAACTTGATTAAATCTGAAGAAAATAAAGTGCTTATTAAAGGAAAAAATGTTGATGATATAAAATTGGTTAACAATAATGGCGTACTCAAAATTCGAATGGAGTTGGATAAAAAATTTCATGGAGAAGATACTTTCGTTGAGGTATATTATACAGATGTAAGCTTGATAGATGGGAATGAAGGCGCTAGAATTACATCAAATGCTACCATAGAACAGAATACTATTGAGCTTAAAACGCAAGAAGGGGCATTAATAAAAGTTGGCTTAGATGTAGATGTTCTTATTGTACGTGCAGTTACGGGGGGTATTGTGGATGCATCTGGAATGGCAAAAAATCAGCAAATAGTTTTGAATACTGGAGGTATATTTGAAGGTAAAGAACTAAGGACGGAGACGGCAACAGTGAAAATTACCGCAGCAGGAGAAGCAGATGTTTACGCTTCAAAAAAAGTAGATATTAAAATTAAAGCTGGTGGAGATGTAACTGTTTATGGTAACCCAGAACATGTAAACAAAAATACATTTGCAGGCGGTAGAGTAAGAATTATTGAATAA
- a CDS encoding bifunctional 3-deoxy-7-phosphoheptulonate synthase/chorismate mutase type II, with the protein MENSKQMRTWLDDMKLDHPLVIAGPCSAETEEQVLKIAHQLKDTDVNYYRAGIWKPRTRPGMFEGVGALGLKWLQKVKAETGMKTCTEVANAAHVKLALEHDVDLLWIGARSTVSPFIMQEIADALGETDKIVLVKNPVNPDLALWLGGIERLKTAGVKNLGAIHRGFSTYEKTKYRNIPEWQLAIEFQNRFPDLPLINDPSHITGNREMIFDVCQTALDLNFDGLMIETHFDPENAWSDAAQQVTPEKLVQIMRDLKIRKESDPEAEYNNDLSNLRAQIDVVDTQLIEMLGKRMKISDGIGALKKQKNVAVLQSNRWNQILGAMILEGESKGLSEEFVLKMFKAIHQESINHQEKVINS; encoded by the coding sequence ATGGAGAATTCAAAACAAATGAGAACATGGTTGGATGATATGAAACTAGATCATCCTCTAGTAATAGCAGGGCCATGTAGTGCGGAAACTGAAGAGCAAGTACTTAAAATTGCACATCAATTAAAAGATACTGATGTAAATTATTACCGCGCTGGTATTTGGAAACCTAGAACTCGCCCAGGAATGTTTGAGGGTGTAGGAGCTTTAGGTTTAAAGTGGTTGCAAAAAGTTAAAGCAGAAACAGGAATGAAAACCTGTACAGAAGTTGCGAATGCAGCGCATGTAAAATTAGCTTTAGAACATGATGTAGATTTATTATGGATTGGTGCACGTTCTACGGTAAGCCCATTTATCATGCAAGAAATTGCAGATGCTTTAGGGGAAACGGATAAGATTGTATTGGTTAAAAACCCAGTAAACCCAGATTTAGCACTTTGGTTAGGTGGTATTGAAAGATTAAAAACTGCTGGTGTTAAAAACTTAGGAGCTATTCATAGAGGATTCTCTACTTACGAAAAAACAAAATATAGAAACATTCCAGAATGGCAATTAGCTATTGAGTTTCAAAATAGATTTCCAGATTTACCTTTAATAAACGATCCATCGCATATTACTGGAAATAGAGAAATGATTTTTGATGTATGTCAAACGGCATTAGATTTAAACTTTGATGGTCTAATGATTGAAACTCATTTTGATCCTGAAAATGCTTGGAGTGATGCTGCACAACAAGTAACGCCAGAGAAACTAGTGCAAATCATGCGTGATTTGAAAATAAGAAAAGAATCTGATCCTGAAGCAGAATATAATAATGATTTGAGTAACTTAAGAGCTCAGATAGATGTGGTAGATACACAGCTTATTGAAATGTTAGGAAAGAGAATGAAAATTTCTGATGGTATTGGAGCCTTGAAAAAGCAAAAAAACGTTGCAGTTCTTCAATCAAACAGATGGAATCAAATTTTAGGAGCAATGATCTTAGAAGGAGAATCTAAAGGATTAAGTGAGGAGTTTGTTTTAAAAATGTTTAAAGCAATTCACCAAGAATCAATAAATCACCAAGAGAAAGTTATAAACTCTTAA
- a CDS encoding prephenate dehydrogenase: MNVFVVGIGLIGGSMARDIKATNPDAVIYGIDINEKHIEEALAIELIDKKATYNDLSIADIVIVSVPVDVMVLELPKVLDVVNDDAVVLDAGSTKSLICNAVASHPKRRNFLACHPIAGTEFSGPAAAINNLYRGKTNIICEVEKTAFKLQEKALAIFQQLGMRIRYMNPEAHDKHIAYVSHLSHISSFMLGKTVIAKEKNERDIFDMAGSGFESTVRLAKSSPAMWTPIFKHNKANVVETLEEYIENLKEFKQMLLDDDFEGIYNEMNSTNRIKEILNGIPLNKK, from the coding sequence ATGAACGTATTTGTTGTAGGTATCGGATTAATTGGAGGGTCAATGGCTAGGGATATAAAAGCTACTAATCCTGATGCTGTGATTTATGGTATTGATATCAATGAAAAACATATAGAAGAAGCTTTAGCAATTGAACTTATTGATAAAAAAGCCACTTATAATGATTTGTCAATAGCGGATATCGTAATCGTCTCAGTACCTGTAGATGTTATGGTTTTGGAGCTTCCTAAAGTGTTGGATGTCGTAAATGATGATGCAGTTGTGTTGGATGCAGGCTCTACAAAATCGTTAATTTGTAATGCCGTGGCTTCACATCCTAAAAGAAGAAATTTTTTAGCATGTCATCCTATTGCAGGAACAGAGTTTTCAGGTCCAGCAGCAGCAATTAATAATTTGTACCGTGGTAAAACAAATATTATTTGTGAGGTAGAAAAAACAGCTTTCAAATTGCAAGAAAAAGCATTGGCAATTTTTCAGCAATTAGGCATGCGTATTCGGTATATGAATCCGGAGGCACATGATAAGCATATTGCCTATGTGTCGCATTTGTCGCACATCAGTTCTTTTATGTTAGGTAAAACTGTTATAGCAAAAGAAAAGAATGAGCGCGATATTTTTGATATGGCGGGGAGTGGATTTGAAAGTACGGTACGATTAGCAAAAAGTTCGCCAGCCATGTGGACACCAATTTTTAAGCATAACAAAGCTAATGTTGTAGAGACATTAGAAGAGTATATAGAAAATCTGAAAGAGTTTAAGCAAATGCTTTTAGATGATGATTTTGAAGGTATCTATAATGAAATGAATAGTACCAATAGAATAAAAGAGATTTTAAACGGAATACCACTTAATAAAAAATAG
- a CDS encoding pyridoxal phosphate-dependent aminotransferase yields the protein MITTADRLNTVEEYYFSKKLREVRGLMAEGKPIINMGIGSPDLAPSEEVIKAVQAAVTEDGAHQYQSYQGLPEFRDAIVNFYKKYYGVTLNPSTEVLPLMGSKEGIMHISLAFLNPGDEALIPNPGYPTYTSVTKLVGAAPKYYDLTAASNWFPDIEALEQQDLSKVKLMWVSYPHMPTGASANKEQFKALVAFAKRNDILLVNDNPYSFVLNDTPDSILSIEGAKEVALELNSLSKTFNMAGWRVGMVSGNEAHISAVLKVKSNMDSGMFYGIQKGAIAALKSSQEWFDGLNKVYEKRKKLMLQLADKLGCTYDKNAVGMFIWAKLPEGAVSAEAFIDDILYAKNIFITPGTIFGSNGAGYIRFSLCVKEDKIKEAISRF from the coding sequence ATGATCACAACTGCAGATCGGCTGAATACCGTAGAAGAATATTACTTCTCGAAAAAACTTAGAGAAGTTCGTGGATTAATGGCCGAAGGAAAACCAATTATCAACATGGGTATTGGTAGTCCAGATTTGGCACCTTCAGAAGAAGTAATAAAAGCAGTGCAAGCTGCCGTTACAGAAGATGGTGCTCATCAATATCAAAGTTATCAAGGGCTTCCAGAGTTTCGGGACGCTATTGTTAATTTTTATAAAAAATATTATGGTGTAACCCTAAATCCATCAACAGAGGTGTTGCCTTTAATGGGCTCTAAGGAAGGGATTATGCATATTAGTTTGGCATTTTTAAATCCTGGAGATGAGGCGTTAATTCCTAATCCTGGATATCCGACCTATACTTCAGTTACCAAATTGGTAGGTGCAGCGCCTAAATATTATGATTTAACGGCAGCATCTAATTGGTTTCCAGATATAGAAGCGTTAGAACAGCAAGATTTATCTAAAGTAAAGCTCATGTGGGTGTCCTATCCTCATATGCCAACAGGAGCATCGGCAAATAAGGAGCAGTTTAAAGCCTTGGTTGCATTTGCAAAACGTAATGATATTCTTTTAGTAAATGATAACCCTTACAGTTTTGTACTAAATGATACGCCAGATAGTATTTTAAGTATTGAAGGAGCAAAAGAGGTGGCTCTAGAGCTGAACTCATTAAGTAAAACTTTTAATATGGCTGGGTGGCGCGTAGGAATGGTTTCAGGAAATGAGGCGCATATTAGTGCGGTTTTAAAAGTAAAGAGTAATATGGATTCTGGTATGTTTTACGGCATACAAAAAGGGGCTATCGCGGCACTAAAAAGCAGCCAAGAATGGTTTGATGGCTTAAATAAGGTATACGAAAAACGTAAGAAGCTTATGTTGCAATTAGCGGATAAGTTGGGCTGTACCTATGATAAAAATGCAGTAGGAATGTTTATTTGGGCAAAATTGCCAGAAGGTGCAGTTTCTGCAGAAGCGTTTATTGATGATATACTTTATGCGAAAAATATATTCATTACTCCAGGAACTATTTTCGGAAGCAATGGAGCGGGATATATTCGGTTTTCGCTTTGTGTAAAAGAAGATAAAATTAAAGAAGCGATTAGTCGCTTTTAG
- a CDS encoding prephenate dehydratase produces MKLKIAIQGVKGSNHHQVAKDYFGEHIELVECMSFDELVCQTLSGRADKAVMAIENSIAGSIIPNYALIHHNNLHVIGEHFLNIHHNLMVLPGQKIEDIKEVHSHPMALLQCKDFLKSYPHIKLVEAVDTAETAQQIQEKQLINIAAIAPKAAAELYGLEIIANEIQTITNNSTRFLIINKENKELPPEEINKASIRFIADHKRGSLAALLNVMSDCNLNLTKIQSLPVIERPWKYAFFVDITFDAYQDFSKAKSLLEIMTEEFKILGEYKNARV; encoded by the coding sequence ATGAAATTAAAAATAGCCATACAAGGAGTAAAAGGATCTAACCACCATCAAGTGGCTAAAGATTATTTTGGGGAGCATATTGAATTGGTAGAATGTATGTCTTTTGATGAACTAGTTTGTCAAACGCTATCAGGGAGAGCAGATAAGGCGGTAATGGCTATAGAAAATTCTATAGCAGGATCTATCATTCCAAATTATGCATTAATTCATCATAATAACTTACATGTTATTGGAGAGCATTTTTTAAATATTCATCATAATTTAATGGTCTTACCAGGTCAGAAAATTGAAGATATTAAGGAAGTGCATTCACATCCAATGGCTTTGTTGCAGTGTAAAGATTTTTTAAAATCATATCCGCACATTAAGCTTGTAGAAGCGGTTGATACCGCAGAGACGGCACAACAGATTCAAGAGAAACAACTAATTAATATTGCGGCAATTGCTCCTAAAGCAGCGGCTGAATTGTATGGTTTAGAAATTATTGCAAATGAGATTCAGACCATCACTAATAATTCAACTCGTTTTTTAATTATCAATAAGGAAAATAAAGAATTGCCACCAGAGGAAATTAACAAAGCCTCTATACGCTTTATTGCGGATCATAAACGTGGTAGTTTAGCCGCATTATTGAATGTAATGAGTGATTGTAATTTAAACTTAACTAAAATTCAATCGTTGCCCGTAATAGAACGACCTTGGAAATATGCATTTTTTGTGGATATTACTTTTGATGCCTATCAAGACTTCTCAAAAGCAAAATCGCTTTTAGAGATTATGACGGAAGAATTTAAAATATTAGGAGAATACAAAAACGCTAGAGTATGA
- a CDS encoding serine hydrolase, translating into MKKPFLSYFKDFFAFKRVIGGDVQLQGLVKADALLSHLVTAHKIPGIAISVLKNGAPHFQKGYGFADLENQSPIHPETSVFRIASVSKPIAATALAHMVAEGLIDLDTSFYTYVPYFPKKKWDFTIRQLASHTAGVRGYLGKEYALNEPYSIKESIAVFKDADLLFEPGKGYHYNSYDWVLISLAMQEASGIPFEDYVFKKVLQPLGLNSVFPADRSGVDHIKANKLALTTFYSKRAIGFRPAVAVNNYYKLAGGGYLATATDIAKLGQAYLDKKVLDETTLMQFITSELLDDAPTYYGLGWQVSQDAKGRSYYGHIGNGVGGYSNFFVYPEQNIVIAILINCTNPNVQETLDQVIHEVLESSPPTVG; encoded by the coding sequence TTGAAAAAGCCGTTCTTATCTTATTTTAAAGATTTTTTCGCTTTTAAGCGTGTTATTGGCGGTGATGTTCAATTACAAGGCTTGGTTAAAGCAGATGCGCTGCTGTCTCATTTAGTTACTGCTCATAAAATTCCGGGGATTGCCATTTCGGTTTTAAAGAATGGCGCTCCTCATTTTCAAAAAGGATACGGATTCGCAGATCTTGAAAATCAGTCTCCAATACATCCAGAAACATCCGTTTTTAGAATAGCTAGTGTTTCTAAACCTATTGCGGCAACAGCTCTTGCGCATATGGTGGCAGAAGGTCTTATAGATTTAGATACATCGTTTTATACGTATGTACCTTATTTTCCAAAAAAGAAGTGGGATTTTACCATTCGCCAGCTCGCCAGTCATACGGCGGGTGTTAGAGGGTATTTAGGTAAGGAATATGCCTTAAATGAGCCCTATAGTATAAAAGAAAGTATTGCGGTGTTTAAAGATGCAGATTTGCTTTTTGAGCCAGGTAAAGGATATCATTACAATAGCTATGACTGGGTATTAATTTCATTGGCTATGCAAGAAGCTAGTGGAATTCCATTTGAAGATTATGTATTTAAAAAGGTACTGCAGCCTCTTGGACTCAATAGCGTTTTTCCTGCAGATCGTTCAGGAGTAGATCATATAAAAGCAAATAAATTAGCGCTCACCACTTTTTATTCTAAGCGCGCTATAGGTTTTAGACCTGCAGTAGCCGTTAATAATTATTATAAGTTAGCAGGCGGCGGGTATTTAGCAACGGCGACAGATATTGCCAAGTTAGGTCAAGCTTATTTAGATAAAAAGGTGTTGGATGAAACTACTCTGATGCAATTTATAACCAGTGAGTTGCTTGATGATGCGCCAACGTATTATGGTTTAGGGTGGCAAGTAAGTCAGGATGCTAAGGGCAGATCTTATTATGGCCACATAGGTAATGGCGTTGGAGGGTATTCTAACTTTTTCGTGTATCCAGAGCAGAATATTGTTATTGCAATACTCATTAATTGCACGAATCCTAATGTGCAAGAAACCTTAGATCAGGTAATTCATGAAGTTCTAGAATCTTCACCACCAACAGTAGGTTAA
- a CDS encoding head GIN domain-containing protein yields MKKYSILFLIFSFLLGCNSENASDCFQKSGDLIQEELLLDDFSQITIFEGVKLVIKQADEQKVVLETGENLRNDIRVEVIEDRLVAYNDNSCNLVRDFGLTTVYVFSPNIKEIRSSTGFSIKSDGVLEYPSLSLLSESFGNPEADTTDGEFDIEVNNTSVNIISNGIAFFKVSGLTANLNVVFAAGDSRLHAENLIANNVNVSHRGSNDMLVNPQESLTGSLLGTGDLISYGQPSTVAVEQPYKGKLIYKD; encoded by the coding sequence ATGAAAAAGTACAGTATACTATTTTTAATATTCTCATTCTTATTAGGGTGCAATAGTGAAAATGCATCAGATTGTTTTCAGAAATCTGGTGATCTAATTCAAGAAGAATTGCTCTTAGATGACTTTTCTCAAATAACCATTTTTGAAGGCGTAAAATTAGTAATTAAACAGGCGGATGAACAAAAGGTTGTTTTAGAGACTGGTGAAAATTTACGTAATGATATTCGTGTTGAGGTCATTGAAGATAGATTGGTAGCCTATAACGATAATAGCTGCAATCTGGTCCGTGATTTTGGATTGACAACCGTTTATGTGTTTTCGCCTAACATCAAGGAAATTAGAAGTAGTACAGGATTTTCAATTAAGAGTGATGGCGTGTTGGAATACCCTTCTCTATCCTTATTATCTGAAAGTTTTGGAAACCCTGAAGCAGATACTACAGATGGCGAATTTGATATTGAAGTAAATAATACTAGCGTTAATATTATTTCTAATGGTATTGCATTTTTTAAGGTTTCTGGGCTTACCGCTAATCTAAATGTAGTTTTTGCTGCAGGAGATTCTAGATTGCATGCAGAAAATCTTATAGCTAATAATGTGAATGTATCGCATAGAGGCTCTAATGATATGTTGGTCAATCCACAAGAATCACTAACAGGCAGTTTGCTAGGTACAGGAGATCTTATCAGTTATGGTCAGCCATCGACGGTAGCGGTTGAACAACCGTATAAAGGAAAACTCATTTATAAAGATTAA
- a CDS encoding acyloxyacyl hydrolase, whose translation MKLKFSVYFIFLALTCYAQDAQENNRYTLDASQFYGTILRHNPDITHLIDSHPGGVILSLNRKTYGEEYWQQRYNYPDLGYSFIYQDYNNETLGKSYAAYAHYNFYFLNRYLQLRIGQGLAYMTNPYDKETNFRNNAFGSQILSSTYLMLNFHKENIVKGVGFKAGISVMHYSNANVKAPNTSTNTFALNAGVTYDLDGGLENDYLTHEKQRIVEPIKLNLAFRTGINESDVINSGQYPFYIFSGYADKRVSDLSAIQVGGDVYFSKFLKELIKYQSIAFPENNVNADDDYKRVGVFIGHELFINKMSVISQLGYYVYYPYDFEGRMYNRMGLKRYFGDKMYGVLSLKSHGAKAEAVEFGIGIRL comes from the coding sequence ATGAAATTAAAATTTTCTGTTTACTTTATTTTTTTAGCCTTAACGTGTTACGCTCAAGATGCTCAGGAGAATAATAGATATACGCTAGATGCTAGTCAGTTTTATGGTACAATTTTACGCCATAATCCAGATATTACGCATCTTATAGACTCGCATCCCGGTGGAGTGATTTTAAGTTTAAATCGTAAAACATACGGGGAAGAATACTGGCAACAGCGTTATAATTATCCAGATTTGGGTTATTCTTTCATTTATCAAGATTATAATAATGAAACTTTAGGAAAGAGTTATGCGGCATATGCCCACTACAATTTCTATTTTCTGAATCGATATCTACAATTAAGAATAGGGCAAGGTTTAGCTTATATGACCAATCCTTATGATAAAGAAACTAACTTTAGAAATAATGCCTTTGGCTCTCAAATATTGAGTTCTACTTACCTGATGCTGAATTTTCACAAAGAGAATATTGTAAAAGGGGTAGGTTTTAAAGCAGGTATTTCTGTAATGCATTATTCTAATGCAAATGTAAAAGCGCCTAATACATCTACCAATACATTTGCGCTAAATGCCGGTGTAACGTACGATTTAGATGGTGGGTTAGAAAACGACTATTTAACACATGAAAAGCAAAGAATCGTAGAGCCTATAAAACTTAATTTAGCCTTTAGAACGGGAATTAATGAGAGTGATGTTATTAATTCTGGTCAATATCCATTTTATATTTTCTCAGGGTATGCAGATAAGCGCGTTTCAGATTTGAGTGCTATTCAAGTAGGGGGAGATGTTTATTTTTCTAAATTTTTAAAAGAGCTTATTAAATACCAATCTATTGCATTTCCTGAAAACAATGTCAATGCTGATGATGATTACAAGCGTGTAGGTGTTTTCATTGGTCACGAGCTGTTTATTAATAAAATGTCGGTCATCAGTCAGTTAGGCTATTATGTATACTACCCTTATGATTTTGAAGGTAGGATGTATAATAGAATGGGTTTAAAGCGCTATTTTGGAGACAAGATGTATGGCGTGTTAAGTTTAAAATCTCACGGAGCAAAGGCAGAAGCGGTAGAATTTGGTATCGGTATTAGATTATAG
- the metF gene encoding methylenetetrahydrofolate reductase [NAD(P)H], with protein sequence MKVTDHIKNANGNTLFSFEIVPPVKGNSIQELYANIEPLMEFNPPFIDVTTSREEYVYVDKAGLYDKKITRMRPGTVGICASIKHKFDVDTIPHVICGGFTKAETEYMLIDCHYLGIDNVMALRGDAMKEEKYFKPTEDGNCFASELVTQIQNLNQGRYLHDDVQGEDKSNFCIGVAGYPEKHLEAPSFKSDLIRLKQKVDAGADYVVTQMFFDNQKYFQFVEAAREIGINVPIIPGIKPIAVKRHLQLLPQIFSLDLPHDLVEAVEACKNNAAVRQVGVEWAIQQSKELKAAGIPVLHYYSMGKSNNIKAIAKEVF encoded by the coding sequence ATGAAAGTAACAGACCACATAAAAAATGCCAACGGAAATACCTTATTTTCGTTCGAGATTGTTCCACCAGTAAAAGGGAACAGTATTCAAGAGTTGTATGCTAATATTGAGCCATTGATGGAGTTTAATCCTCCGTTTATTGATGTTACCACCTCAAGGGAAGAATACGTTTATGTGGATAAAGCGGGACTTTACGATAAGAAAATTACACGTATGCGACCAGGTACTGTTGGGATCTGTGCGTCTATAAAACATAAGTTTGATGTAGATACTATTCCTCATGTCATTTGCGGTGGTTTTACCAAAGCAGAAACGGAGTACATGCTGATTGACTGTCATTACTTAGGGATTGATAATGTGATGGCCTTGCGTGGAGACGCGATGAAAGAAGAGAAGTATTTTAAGCCCACTGAAGACGGAAATTGCTTTGCTTCAGAATTGGTGACTCAGATCCAGAACTTAAATCAAGGAAGATACCTTCATGATGATGTGCAAGGAGAAGATAAGTCTAATTTTTGTATTGGTGTGGCAGGGTATCCAGAGAAACATTTAGAGGCTCCTTCTTTTAAATCTGATTTGATTAGATTAAAGCAAAAGGTAGACGCTGGTGCAGATTATGTGGTGACACAAATGTTTTTTGATAATCAGAAATATTTTCAATTTGTGGAAGCGGCGAGAGAAATTGGAATTAATGTACCTATTATTCCAGGGATTAAGCCTATAGCAGTAAAACGTCATTTGCAGTTATTGCCCCAAATATTTAGTTTAGACCTGCCTCATGATTTAGTAGAAGCGGTAGAAGCGTGTAAGAATAATGCTGCGGTAAGACAAGTAGGGGTAGAGTGGGCCATTCAACAATCTAAAGAATTAAAAGCAGCAGGAATTCCTGTTTTGCATTATTATTCTATGGGGAAATCCAATAATATAAAAGCGATAGCAAAAGAAGTTTTTTAA